Genomic DNA from Vibrio vulnificus CMCP6:
TTGACCAAGAGCGAGCCGATGGCGTACATCGCACCGATTACTACACCGGCGATGATGATCACTTTGATAAAGGATTTATGGCCGCCTTTGACGTCGTTAAGGTAAGCGGCTGCGGTTTCCGCACCACCTGCGGCTTGGAAAATCCAACACATGATGCCAAGGGTTGCCCAGTTGATGGTTGGGGTCATCGCTTGTAACGTGATGGGCTCGGCGGGTGTGTGGTCACCACCAAGGGCCATCAGCGCGCCCAATACATAAATGGCAAACAAAGCAAACACGCCATAAGCAACCATTTCAGAGATCTTGCCCAACCAACTCGCGCCTTTGGTAGAGATGTGAGTGGCGAAGGCAAACAATACAATCGAGATGAGTGACGTCACCATGGGTGAGAAGCTGTATTCGTAACCCAACATGGCGTAAGACGCATAGGCAATGACGTTAGGCAGTAAGGAAACAAACCAGAACAGGTTCACAAACCAGTAGAGAAACGAGCCCAAATAAGCGGCTTTGCTGCCTAAAGGCTTTTTCAACCAGTCATACATGCCGGATTCTGAGTTCTTATTGGCGGAAACAAATTCGGCAATAATGAACACGAATGGAATGAAATAGACCACGGTTGCTAAGAGAAAAATGGGGGCGGAGCTGAGCCCCAGTTCGATGTTGTTGTTGACGATATTGCGCACGTTGAAAACCGCGGCAAAGGTCATCGACAGCAAGGCAAATTTGCCTATGGTGCCACGCAGTGATTCAGACATAGTTCCTCCCGTATCCGTCTGCAGTAAAACAAAAAAATGGATCAGTGAATGAAAATAATCTGCCAGCCATTAGAGTTGTTATGGGGGCGGGCAGGGTGAAGGGCAGAGCGGTTTTCTCTGCCCAAGTTTTCGGTCATCAACCTAGACTGGTTGAGCGTCATTTATGGAAGGACGGCGCTTGGGCTGGCCTCTTTCGCGCGTTCTTCACTGTTGAGTGACTTTTCGTACTGGCTGTATTTCCACCAAGCAAAGCCAAGGAAAATCACAATGCCGCCAACGTTGTAGAAAATGATGGTCATGATGTCGGCCCCGGTTGGGAAGGTGGATGCCAAGAATCCAACCGTGAAGATGCCAATCAGAATCGAGACTGCAACGATCCCCGTCATGCGAGAACCCATTTTGAAATCGCGCTCGAGATGGTCGAGCTTGAGACGCAGATTCAGATACGCCAGCATGATGAACAGCGGTGGCAGCATCGACGCAGCGGCGGTCATGTTGATCACGGTGTTCATCAGATCTTGCGCGGTGTCTGAGCCCAATGTTGGGATCACCATGAGCGGTAGAACGATGGCGTATTGAATCCAAGCGGCACGCGCTGGCACGCCGTTTTCATTCAGTTCCACCGTTTTCTTACCAAAGATGCCTTCTGGAATCTCAGAGAAGAAGATCTTCACTGGGGTTGCGGTCCACATCAGTAGCGAGCCAAACATCGCGGTGAACGAAACCAAACCAACAAAGCGATTCATCATAATTTCAGGTAAGCCAAAGTAGCTCGCTAACCCTTCAAACACTTGCACGGAGCCGCCAGTGAATTTCAGCTCGCTGCTGGAAACAAACACGTTAATCAACACGGAAGCAACCGAGTAAAGCACACCGATGAAGATGCCAGCCACGATGATCACTTTGACGAACGATTTTGAGCCGCCTTTCACATCGTTGACGTAGACCGCGACCGATTCCGCGCCGCCGGCAGCCATGAAGATCCACGTGGTAATGCCGAGGAAGGCCCAGCTAAATTCTGGCACCATCGCTTCCACTGTGATTGGGTCTGCCGGTTGCACGCCACCTAGCAGAGCAGCGCCGGAGAGCAAGATGTAAGAGAGCGTTAGGAGCAGCATCAGTGAAGAGGTTACTGAAGTGATGGGACCCAACATTTTCGCACCATTGGTGGAGACGTAAGTGGCAAAAGCGAACAACAGCATGCTCAATGCGGTGGTGGCAAACGGGGTAAGAATGTACTCGTAGCCTAAAAACGCGTAAGACGCATAGGCGATGACGCGCGGCAGCAACGAGGTAAAGAAAAACAGGTTAACAAACCAGTAGGTGTAAGCGGAGATGAAAGCCCAACGGCCGCCCAGTGAACTTTTCACCCAAGCGTAAACTCCCGCTTCGGAGTTTTTATTGAGCGAAACGAATTCCGCGATGATCAAACAGAAAGGGATGAAGTAAAAAATGGTCGCTAAGAAGAACATCGGTGCTGACGCCAGCCCGATCTCGATGTTGTTGTTAATGACGTTATTGAAGCTAAACACAGCGGCAAATGTCAGGGACAAGAGGCCGAATTTACCTATGGTGTTCCGTTTAGTATCAGACATGTTTTTTCTCCGAAGAGGCACGTTATTTTGTAGGGTGGAGCGACAGTTCATGCTGTCGCTCTCGTCTTTATTTATCTTTATTGCTCTATTTTCTGCCGTGGCAGTGTTTATTTATTGAGGAAATAGCCATCCTCGATCGTCACTTTCAGCACCACTTTTTTCACCGCTTGGTTGCCGCAAAAACGGTAGGCTTTGTCGTTTTCAAAAATGGCCACTTGACCTTGTTGTAGCTGGCGCGTTTCTCCTTGGCCTTGCAGTTGTTCGCGATCGGTTTCATCACGATAAGGGGTAACGGTATCGAGTTCGGATTTGGCGGCAAACTCTACGGTTTCGCCGCCTTCGAGGTAGTAATGCACATCAAAGTAACGACGGTTTCCGGTAAAGGTTTCACAGCTTTGAGAGCTGCCTTCCACCAGCATATAAACCAAGGAATCACCAATCGAATGCATCACCCCCGGTTTGATATGGTTGAGGTTATTAATCGCCTCCACACAGCGGTTCCATTTACGACCGTTGCGATATACCTGTTTGAATTGCTCTAAGCTGTCTAACACGATCATGGGTTACGCCTCGTTAACGATTTTGGTATCGGTTGAAGTGAAAAATGCGTTGTCGAAATCATGGTTTGCCATGACTTGCGCGCTGCAATCGCCTGCTTGCAATGGCATCAGAGTGAGGCCGTAGCGGAATGCATCCATATACACGCGGTAAGAGTCGAGCACTTCACTGCCCCAAGAGTTTGAACCCAAGCCCATTACTTGATGGTCAAGGTTAAGCGTGATGTAGCCACTCTTTTCTAGCTCAATCGTATGTTGTGCTTGATGCAGGTTTTGGTTGGTGTAGAACCACGCACTGAAGTTAAGCTCTTGCTGAGGCTTGACCAACAAACCACTGCCATGACGGTTGGTGAGTGAGGCCCAGCGCACCTGTTGGCGGTTGCCGTTGTTTTGTGGGAACGGGTAGTTCTCGAACATGTCCTCGACGGTGCTGTGGTAAACATCAATGAGGTTGGCTTGGCGGCTGTCTTGATAGTTCTCTTCTGGGCCGCGACCGTAGTAACTCACTTGATCAAAGCTACCGTTAATGCCTAAATCCAAACCAATCACCGGAATCACGTGAGGGTAGTCGCCGTAGCGCTCGCCACTCAGTTCTACGTTCAAATGGCCTTGCGCGTTGATTTGGTAGCGATAGGTACAACGCATGCCAAAATCAAACACGGGTGGTGCCACAATGCTGGTGGTGGTGATCAGGATGGCATCTTCGCTCGCGTCCACGCTCAGCGTACGGAAGTGCTCTTGCATGATTTGCAGATGCGCAGGGTGCCACAACCCTTCGTACTCTTGTTTGTGGTTATCAATCATTGGTTTGAAGAAGTTCAATCTTGGCTCTGATTGAATCAACTCTTCACCATTCACACGCCATGAGGTCAGTTTGCCGTTTACTTTCGAGAAAGTGAGCGTGAAGTTATGACCTGTGATCACGTGCTCTAGGCGGCTTTCTTCAAGCACCAATGGTTGAACATTGTGGTTGACTAACGCAGGCAACGTGGCGGTGTTTTCTTTCAGTTGGAACTGGTACACAGCAATGTCGTGGTTGGCCTCGCTATACAAGGTGCGGCTGTCTTTACGTACGGTGAAGTTAATGAAGGCTTCGCGCTCATCCAATTCTGGCAAGTCAATGCTCACTTCACGAGCGCTGTTTGCGGCCAGTGCTTCGACTTTAAACGGCACGCTACGCAAGGTGTCGCCTTCGGCGCGAACTTCAGCAGTGATGGTGTAGTCATCGAGGTTGGTGAACCACAGTTTGTTTTCAACGATGAAGCGGTCATAGCACCCCTCAACGGCGCGGATTTTCACCGGCGCAATCACTTGCTTATATTCTTTCAGGCCAGGGCCCGGGGTTTGATCTGGGTAAATCAGACCATCCATACAGAAGTTGTAGTTGTTTGGGTAATCGCCGTAATCACCGCCGTATTTGTAGAACTCTTGACCGTGTTCATCACGCGCTAGAATGCCGTGATCACACCATTCCCACACGTAGTGGCCTTGAATGTGGGCATGCGCGTAAAACACATTTTGGTATTCGGTGAGACCACCTGGCCCGTTACCCATCGCGTGGGCGTATTCGCAGATGATGCGTGGCTTCTCGTGTGGATGCTCACCAAAGTAGTTCATCAGTTGCGCGCGCGAGTACATAGTGGAAATCACATCCACCACTTCGGCATCGCGGTCTTCTTCGTAGTGCACCAAACGGGTGTCATCAAGGGCTTTGGTTGCGGCGTACATGGCGCGGATATTACAGCCATAACCCGATTCGTTACCGAGTGACCACATGATGATCGATGGGTGGTTTTTCTGTGCATGCACATGGCGCACTGCGCGATCGACAAACACCGCTTCCCATGCTGGATCGTTGGTGATGCGATTGAGGTCGCCAACGTTGGCAAAGCCGTGGGTTTCCACATCGGTTTCTGCCATCACAAACAGGCCGTAAATATCACACAGCTCGTAGAAGCGTGGGTCGTTCGGGTAGTGCGCGGTGCGAACTGAGTTGATGTTGTGTTGCTTCATCAACATCAGATCTTTTTCCACGCGGTCCATGCCTACTGCACGACCTTTTAGGTGGTCGTTGTCATGACGGTTGACACCGTGCAGCATCACGTATTGATTGTTGATGTAGAACAGGCCGTCACGCACTTTGATGTCACGGAAACCCACGCGTTGTGGGATCACTTCCACGACCTTGCCTTGGTGATCTTTTAAGGTGATGAACAAGTGGTAAAGGTAAGGGTTTTCAGCCGTCCAATGCGTTGGGTTCACCATATCAATGGCGAAGCTGGCTGAATGGCGGTTTTGTATCGTCAGTGAATCGCATTGACCGCTGGCTACGACAGTGCCTTTGTCATGCAGCGCGTATTCCAGCGTGTAGCCAGACGCGATAGCGGTAGAAAGATTTTCCAATTCGACCTGAGCGCTGAGCGTCGCACTTTGGTAATCGTCGGCGAAATCAGTACGAACAGTCAGATCTTGGACGTGAACCGGCTCTTTGCCTATAAGGTAAACATCACGGAAGATCCCCGCCGTCCACCACATGTCTTGGTCTTCAATGTAAGTCGAATCGGCCCATTGCATCACGCGCACAGAGAGTAAGTTTTCACCTAGTTGTGCGTAGGAAGAAATGTCGAACTCTGCAGTAAGACGGCTGCCTTTACTAAAACCGACATAGTGGCCGTTGACGTACACCTCGAAGTAGGTTTCCACGCCATCGAACTTGATGATGGTTTGTTTGTCGTCCCATTGAGGACCCAAAGTGAAAGTGCGCTGATAAGCACCCGTTGGGTTGTCGGTGGGTACAAAAGGCACATCAATTGGGAATGGGAAACCTTCGTCGGTGTATTGAAGATCGCCGTGGCCTTCCATTTGCCACATGTTGGGTACGGTAATGTGCCCCCAATCGCTCATGGTTTGTGAGTAAAACTCATCAGGCACCAGCATTGGGTTGCTGAAGTAATGAAATTGCCACTGACCACTTAACAGCATAAAGCGGCTGCTCAACTCACGCTGAAAGGTTTGAGCTTGTTGAACGGTATCATAGGAGAAGAAGTACGCACGCGGCGCCATTCTGTTCTCATGTAAATGGAGGAAGTTTTCCCAGTTGTTCACGTTTTTTCTCCCCTCGGCGACTTCGATCAAAGGATCCGCCGACGTTCTGTTAAATAGAGATTTGGATATCTGGGAAATATATTAGTAAAACTTTTACTAAATAGAATTGGTGAAAACGTTTTACTTTAACCTGATCACGAATTCTAAGTGGGGAAGAGTGAAAGGTGTGATCCGAGTTAAAGAATAATGTTTAACCAGATTGAGCGGCTTTCGCGTGGCTGATGGGGGTGTTAGGTGAAGAGGAAAAACAGCAGTGAATGAGAAAGTATTTGAACTTTAGCTATTGAAAAATAGAGATAAAAAGAAAGCACGCTCAGCGTGCTTTGGATAAAAATGGTGTCACTGCTTTATGCCGCAGCGAAACGAGCGTCCAGCATTGGCGTGAGCACAGAAAGCCATTGCGCGTAAGCGTGCGAGTTGAGGTGTAGGTCATCGCAACTGCAATCAAGAGGCAGTGTCTGCTCTGGGCAGAGCGTGGCGTTGAGATCGATAAAACGCAGTGATTGCGCCTGACATATTTGCCCTAATTGACGATTTAACTCGCTGACCAGTGGGTTCAATGATGACATTCGCTCACCCACATACAGCGTGGACTGCACCCATACTTCAATGCCCTGTTCTTGCCAAATGACCAGCATTCGACGGTAATTTTCCGCGACTTGCTGCACCGAGTAGCCCTGCGCTAAATCGTTAATCCCTGCCATGATGCACACCAGTTTCGGCTGACACACCAACGTGGTGTCAATGCGTTCAAGCATGCCTGCGGTGGTGTCCCCCGCGAGTCCGCGATTCGCGACTTGAAAACCCGAAAAAGCATCGTGCCAAGGACCCCACTCGGTGATGGAATCGCCGTACATCACCAGCTCAACCGGTTTACTAAACGCTTTGTGGTTATCTTTGGTCAAAATAAAACGACTCATGCGGTGGGCCCTTTGGTTAAAGTCGAGCGTTTCAACTAAGTGGTCAAACTGCTCTGGTGTCACGGTGTGGCCCTTTTGCTCATCGGTGAGACTTCGTTCTATGGTCAGACTGAGCGCTTTGGTCAGAGATTCAATTTCCGTGACGTAGGGAGATAAGCGTGTAGTCAGCCCATGTTGTTTGCGTAACTGGTAAAGCTCCGCCAGCAGAGCATAAAAGCGCTTATCTGGGTTGGAGTAATAGAGTTTATGCAGATCAAGGCAGGCGTTTTCTTCCAGCTCTTTAAGCAGTTGCTCGTGGTTCATGCTTGGCTCCTCTCCTGCGTCGTTCCTCTTAGCTTGAGCTTGCTTGGCACATACACTTTAAGCGGCAGTGCTCGGCCATCACGCGCTTTTTCCACCAATAAGTTAACGCCTTGAATGCCCATCATTTCTGAGTGAATTCTCACCGTCGAGAGAGGAGGGAAAGTGAATCTGGCATTGGGAATGTCGTTGACACTGATCAGTGAAACGTCGCGAGGAATGTTGAGCCCATGTTCGAGCAAAGCGCGCAGCACGCCAATCGCGATGGAGTCGGAAGCGATAAACAGCGCCTTCGGATAATCACTGCGTTCTAACATGCTTTTTGCCAACTTGTAGCCAGATGAACTGGAGAAATCGCCACGATAAATGTCCGCTTCATTGACCACGCCTTTCAACTGACCATATTCAGCAAAGGCCATTTCGCGAATGTCGGCTTGGCCCGGTTCATCTTGACCACCAATAAAACCGATGCGGTCAAAGCCTTGGCTGATAAAGAAATCCGTTACTTCTTTACTGATTTTTACCAGATCAATATCCACGCTGTCGAAGTCGCCATGGTCATCGCTAAAATCGAGATAGCAGATGTTGTCGGTCATCTTGCTGGCGCGCAACATCGCGGCAGGCGTGGTTTTGCCAACCATAAGGACACCGGTGATCTTTTTCACGTCGGGGTCGATTTTGCTGTCGTAGCAGTTGGTTAAATCGATGCCGAGTTTTTCACACTGGGTTTCAATGCCATGGCGAATAGAGAGATAGTAAGGATCGTTAATCTCAGCTTCTGGCTTGTAGTTGTACAATGCCAGGAAATGATGGGCCGGCACGGCGGCAACGCTGTTCTTTTTCGCGCTGCTGGTTCGGTATTCCAATTTCTCCGCAATTTCTAAGATGCGGCGTTTGGTCTCTTCTTTGACACTCAGAGTCGGGTCTTCATTGAGCACTCGCGACACCGTGGCCAGGGAAACGCCCGCTTCCGTGGCAATATCTTTTAACGTAGCCATTCTTCTTCCTGTTGGCACAGCGCACTGTGCGGAGTGAATTCATCTGTTCTCTATTGTAATCAAGAGGCTGCGTGATGCATCCGTTTTTTTAGTAAAAATCGAGCCGTGAGTGTTTTTATGATACTGGCACGCGAGGTGTGTGGTGGAATGTCTTTCACTAAATCTCAGTGTAAAAAGGATTGTTTATGAAAATTAGTGAAAACGTTTACACTTTGCGAATTGGATCACGGAACCCGATCCAACATGCTTGGTAAGCTTTTAAATAAGCAAGGCCATTGAGCAAATTTGAGATCAGGAGAGGCAAGGGTGAACGTTTTAGTGACAGGTGGCATGGGTTACATCGGTAGCCATACATGTGTGCAGATGATGGCAGCCGGTATGGAACCGATCATCGTCGACAACTTATGCAATGCGAAAGTGGACGTGTTAAGCCGTATTGAAGCGCTCACGGGTAAGCAACCGACCTTCTACCAAGGTGACATTCGTGACGAAGCCTTTTTAGACTCCGTGTTCGCCCAGCATGATATTCAAGCGGTGATTCACTTTGCTGGCCTCAAAGCGGTTGGCGAATCGGTGGCAAAACCACTTGAGTACTACGACAACAACGTCAATGGTTCGTTGGTATTGGCGCGCTGCATGCGCAAAGCCGGGGTGAAAAGCATTGTCTTCAGTTCATCGGCAACGGTTTACGGTGACCCAGAAATCGTTCCGATTACGGAAGATTCACCAACAGGCGCCACCACCAACCCATACGGACGCAGTAAATACATGGTGGAGCAGTGTCTAAGCGATTTGTTCCACGCAGAAAATGACTGGAGCATCACCTTATTGCGTTACTTCAACCCGGTTGGTGCGCACCCATCAGGCAGCATGGGGGAAGACCCACAAGGCATTCCCAATAACCTGATGCCGTTTATCGCCCAAGTGGCCGTTGGTCGCCGTGAAAAACTCTCGGTATTTGGCAACGACTATCCAACCCCTGACGGCACCGGCGTGCGCGATTACATCCATGTGATGGATCTGGCCGATGGCCACATCGCCGCATTGAAATCGGTGGGGAAAACCTCGGGTTTGCACATTTACAACTTAGGCACAGGCAAAGGCTCGAGCGTGCTTGAGATGGTGGAGGCGTTCGCGGCCGCATGCGGTAAACCGGTACCGTACGAGTTATGTCCACGTCGCCCAGGGGACATTGCCGAATGCTGGGCAAGCACAGAAAAAGCCGAGCGTGAACTTGGCTGGAAGGCAACACGCTCGGTGGCGGAAATGACCGCCGATACGTGGAACTGGCAGTCAAACAACCCTAATGGCTATTCCCCTGCGTAATGACAGCCACCGCGTTGTCATCTGCGCTTCTCACAGTGTTGGGAAGCTGAGTTTGAAGAATTTTGAAGAGTTGAGTAAGTTCTATGTCGAATGTTGAGTTTAACCCTGTGGATCATCCACACCGTCGTTTTAATCCACTCACGGGGCAGTGGGTTTTGGTTTCCCCTCATCGTGCAAAACGCCCTTGGAGCGGTGCCGATGAAAAACCGGCCATTGATGAACTGCCAAGTTATGATGAGAAGTGTTTCTTGTGTCCGACCAACGAACGCGTCTCTGGCGATGTCAATCCAGATTACCAAGGCACCTACGTGTTTAAGAACGATTTTGCTGCCTTGATGGTGGACTCACCGGATGCGCCAGAGTCAGATAATCCGCTCTTCAAAACCCAAGGCGTGCGTGGTTTGAGCCGAGTCATTTGCTTCTCGCCAGATCACAGCAAAACCTTACCTGAGCTACCAGTGGAAAAAATCCGCGGCGTGATTGAGACCTGGAACGAACAAATTGAAGAGCTCGGCAAGGAATACATTTGGGTTCAAGCGTTCGAAAACAAAGGCGAAACCATGGGCTGTTCTCAGCCGCATCCACACGGTCAAATCTGGGCGAACAGCTTCTTACCCAATGAGATTGAGCGCAAAGAGCACAACCTAAAAGCGTATTACCAAGAACACGGCAGCAACTTGCTGGTGGATTACGTGCAAGCAGAACTCAAAGATGGCTCACGCACCGTGGTGGAAACCGAACACTGGTTGGCCGTCGTGCCTTACTGGGCTGCGTGGCCATTTGAAACCATGTTGCTGCCGAAAACGCACATTCGCCGTATGAGTGAACTTAGCGATGAGCAACGAGACGATTTAGCGCGAGCGATCAAGAAGCTGACCAGCCGTTACGACAACTTATTCCAGTGCTCATTCCCATACTCAATGGGCTGGCACTACGCGCCGTTTTTTGACCAAGGCACCGACATCGATCATTGGCAGCTTCATGCACTTTTCTATCCGCCACTCCTGCGCAGTGCGACGATTCGCAAGTTTATGGTCGGTTACGAAATGCTGGCAGAAAGCCAACGCGATCTCACCGCAGAGCAAGCCGCGCAGCGTCTGCGTGATGTGAGTGATGTCCATTACAAAGAATGCTATCCCCTTCCTACTTGAAGCTGCAGCGGTGTTGGCTGCATTCGTTCACCCCAATCACATAGCATATCTATGCTCATGGGGATTCACTCATTTGCCGCCTACCTGCAACTTCAAGTTGTTTGGGTATAAGTTTTTAAATTGAACTGATTACGAATAACGGGATAGCGCGATTTTACAGATAGAAGTTAGGCTCAACGCGCTATCCCACATCAAATTACTATTTTAAGAGAACGTCCCTATGTCTGAACTTATCCAAAATGTGAAAACCTCTTTTGAACAAGTGCTGGGTTACGCGCCAAGCCACATCATTCAAGCGCCTGGTCGTGTGAACCTGATTGGTGAGCACACCGACTACAACGATGGTTTTGTGTTGCCATGTGCCATTAACTACCAAACCGTGGTGGCAGCAGCAAAGCGTGAAGACAATATCGTGCGTGTGGTTTCAGTCGATTACGGCAACGCAGTGGACGAGTTCGATATCACGCAAGCCATTACTTTCCAGCAAGACAAAATGTGGGCGAACTACATTCGCGGTGTGGTCAAGTGCCTTCTTGCACGCGGTTACTCGTTCACAGGAGCGGATATTTCAGTCAGCGGCAACGTGCCTCAAGGTGCGGGTTTGAGCTCATCGGCGGCGTTGGAAGTGGTGATTGGCCAGACGTTCAAAGTGCTGTTCAATCTTGAGATAAGCCAAGCGGAAATCGCCTTAAACGGTCAGCAAGCTGAGAACGAATTCGTTGGTTGTAACTGCGGCATCATGGACCAAATGATTTCAGCGGAAGGGCGTGAAAATCACGCGATGTTATTGGATTGCCGTAGCTTAGAAACGGAATCGGTTTCGATGCCAGAAGAGATGGCCGTCGTGATCATCAACTCGAATAAAAAACGTGGTTTGGTCGACAGTGAATACAACACTCGCCGTCAGCAATGTGAAGAAGCGGCGCGCATTTTCGGTGTGAAAGCGCTGCGCGATGTGACGATTGAGCAGTTCAATGAGAAAGTTGCTGAGCTCGATGAAATGGTGGCAAAACGTGCCCGTCACGTCATCACAGAAAACGATCGTACTGTGGAAGCGGCGCAAGCGCTGCGAGCGCACGACATGAAGCGTATGGGCGAGCTGATGGCCGAGTCTCATGCCTCAATGCGCGATGATTTCGAAATCACGGTAAAAGAGATCGATACGCTGGTGGAGATCGTCAAAGAGGTGATTGGCGACCAAGGCGGTGTGCGCATGACTGGCGGTGGCTTTGGTGGCTGTATCGTGGCACTTGTACCACCAGCGCTGGTTGATGACGTGAAAGCCACCGTTGCAGCGAAATACCAAGCGGCAACAGGCTTAAAAGAATCCATTTACGTGTGCCAAGCCAAAGATGGCGCGGGTTTGGTTGAAGTGCTGTAGGACGGCGGGATGATTGCTCAATTGAACCAAACTATGACTGAGCAGGCAGCCTTTGATGGCCAGCCTGCCCAATTAGTGGAACTGTCAAATCGTGCGGGTATGTCTGTGACCTTAATGGACATTGGCGCGACTTGGCTAAGTTGCCAATTACCGTTGGCGAGCGGGGAGCGAAGAGAAGTTCTGTTAGGCGTGGGGACGATGCAGAACTTCGAGCGTCAGGCAAGTTACATGGGGGTAACCGTCGGGCGTTATGCAAATCGCATCGCCAATGGGCTTTTTTCGATTGATGATGTGGCGTACAAAGTTTCGGTAAACCAAGCGGGGAACTGTTTGCATGGTGGAGCGCAAGGTTTTGATAAACGACGTTGGCATATTGAATCGCAATCAAGTAGCGAAGTGACCTTTTCACTCGAATCTCCAAATGGCGATCAGGGGTTTCCCGGCCATCTTAGCGTTAACGTGCAGTATCAGTTGACCGACGAGAATCAACTGACTATTCGTTACTGGGCAACAACCGATGCCGTGACGCCAGTGAATCTCACTAACCATGCGTATTTCAATCT
This window encodes:
- a CDS encoding amino acid permease, which produces MSESLRGTIGKFALLSMTFAAVFNVRNIVNNNIELGLSSAPIFLLATVVYFIPFVFIIAEFVSANKNSESGMYDWLKKPLGSKAAYLGSFLYWFVNLFWFVSLLPNVIAYASYAMLGYEYSFSPMVTSLISIVLFAFATHISTKGASWLGKISEMVAYGVFALFAIYVLGALMALGGDHTPAEPITLQAMTPTINWATLGIMCWIFQAAGGAETAAAYLNDVKGGHKSFIKVIIIAGVVIGAMYAIGSLLVNVFVAREDLTYAGGMVEIFTGMANYFGISPTLVGRFVGIILFIAMFGSMMMWTAAPVKIHFSEIPKGVYGEKTTELNEHGVPVRAAWWQFAFVFVMLVVNGFGSESVQDMMNQAINLTAGTAMLPPIFIMVAYFVFRLKFDDTPRDFRMGSRKVGMSIVSVLIAIFVVSMTASAFPTGVDLVRAFFINVFMTAVFSGLAWWWISRFEKKQMMNTRQQETEHTVSQTQ
- a CDS encoding beta-galactosidase subunit beta, which codes for MIVLDSLEQFKQVYRNGRKWNRCVEAINNLNHIKPGVMHSIGDSLVYMLVEGSSQSCETFTGNRRYFDVHYYLEGGETVEFAAKSELDTVTPYRDETDREQLQGQGETRQLQQGQVAIFENDKAYRFCGNQAVKKVVLKVTIEDGYFLNK
- a CDS encoding amino acid permease, which gives rise to MSDTKRNTIGKFGLLSLTFAAVFSFNNVINNNIEIGLASAPMFFLATIFYFIPFCLIIAEFVSLNKNSEAGVYAWVKSSLGGRWAFISAYTYWFVNLFFFTSLLPRVIAYASYAFLGYEYILTPFATTALSMLLFAFATYVSTNGAKMLGPITSVTSSLMLLLTLSYILLSGAALLGGVQPADPITVEAMVPEFSWAFLGITTWIFMAAGGAESVAVYVNDVKGGSKSFVKVIIVAGIFIGVLYSVASVLINVFVSSSELKFTGGSVQVFEGLASYFGLPEIMMNRFVGLVSFTAMFGSLLMWTATPVKIFFSEIPEGIFGKKTVELNENGVPARAAWIQYAIVLPLMVIPTLGSDTAQDLMNTVINMTAAASMLPPLFIMLAYLNLRLKLDHLERDFKMGSRMTGIVAVSILIGIFTVGFLASTFPTGADIMTIIFYNVGGIVIFLGFAWWKYSQYEKSLNSEERAKEASPSAVLP
- the ebgR gene encoding transcriptional regulator EbgR, whose product is MATLKDIATEAGVSLATVSRVLNEDPTLSVKEETKRRILEIAEKLEYRTSSAKKNSVAAVPAHHFLALYNYKPEAEINDPYYLSIRHGIETQCEKLGIDLTNCYDSKIDPDVKKITGVLMVGKTTPAAMLRASKMTDNICYLDFSDDHGDFDSVDIDLVKISKEVTDFFISQGFDRIGFIGGQDEPGQADIREMAFAEYGQLKGVVNEADIYRGDFSSSSGYKLAKSMLERSDYPKALFIASDSIAIGVLRALLEHGLNIPRDVSLISVNDIPNARFTFPPLSTVRIHSEMMGIQGVNLLVEKARDGRALPLKVYVPSKLKLRGTTQERSQA
- the ebgA gene encoding beta-galactosidase subunit alpha — protein: MNNWENFLHLHENRMAPRAYFFSYDTVQQAQTFQRELSSRFMLLSGQWQFHYFSNPMLVPDEFYSQTMSDWGHITVPNMWQMEGHGDLQYTDEGFPFPIDVPFVPTDNPTGAYQRTFTLGPQWDDKQTIIKFDGVETYFEVYVNGHYVGFSKGSRLTAEFDISSYAQLGENLLSVRVMQWADSTYIEDQDMWWTAGIFRDVYLIGKEPVHVQDLTVRTDFADDYQSATLSAQVELENLSTAIASGYTLEYALHDKGTVVASGQCDSLTIQNRHSASFAIDMVNPTHWTAENPYLYHLFITLKDHQGKVVEVIPQRVGFRDIKVRDGLFYINNQYVMLHGVNRHDNDHLKGRAVGMDRVEKDLMLMKQHNINSVRTAHYPNDPRFYELCDIYGLFVMAETDVETHGFANVGDLNRITNDPAWEAVFVDRAVRHVHAQKNHPSIIMWSLGNESGYGCNIRAMYAATKALDDTRLVHYEEDRDAEVVDVISTMYSRAQLMNYFGEHPHEKPRIICEYAHAMGNGPGGLTEYQNVFYAHAHIQGHYVWEWCDHGILARDEHGQEFYKYGGDYGDYPNNYNFCMDGLIYPDQTPGPGLKEYKQVIAPVKIRAVEGCYDRFIVENKLWFTNLDDYTITAEVRAEGDTLRSVPFKVEALAANSAREVSIDLPELDEREAFINFTVRKDSRTLYSEANHDIAVYQFQLKENTATLPALVNHNVQPLVLEESRLEHVITGHNFTLTFSKVNGKLTSWRVNGEELIQSEPRLNFFKPMIDNHKQEYEGLWHPAHLQIMQEHFRTLSVDASEDAILITTTSIVAPPVFDFGMRCTYRYQINAQGHLNVELSGERYGDYPHVIPVIGLDLGINGSFDQVSYYGRGPEENYQDSRQANLIDVYHSTVEDMFENYPFPQNNGNRQQVRWASLTNRHGSGLLVKPQQELNFSAWFYTNQNLHQAQHTIELEKSGYITLNLDHQVMGLGSNSWGSEVLDSYRVYMDAFRYGLTLMPLQAGDCSAQVMANHDFDNAFFTSTDTKIVNEA
- a CDS encoding SGNH/GDSL hydrolase family protein; its protein translation is MNHEQLLKELEENACLDLHKLYYSNPDKRFYALLAELYQLRKQHGLTTRLSPYVTEIESLTKALSLTIERSLTDEQKGHTVTPEQFDHLVETLDFNQRAHRMSRFILTKDNHKAFSKPVELVMYGDSITEWGPWHDAFSGFQVANRGLAGDTTAGMLERIDTTLVCQPKLVCIMAGINDLAQGYSVQQVAENYRRMLVIWQEQGIEVWVQSTLYVGERMSSLNPLVSELNRQLGQICQAQSLRFIDLNATLCPEQTLPLDCSCDDLHLNSHAYAQWLSVLTPMLDARFAAA